One window of Triticum dicoccoides isolate Atlit2015 ecotype Zavitan chromosome 5A, WEW_v2.0, whole genome shotgun sequence genomic DNA carries:
- the LOC119301713 gene encoding bHLH transcription factor RHL1-like isoform X2, translating to MQPTAREMQAMAAAGQISLDDLRGGHAGGNNGGAGGVHDDFLDQMFGSLPPSAWHDLAAGAKPEDGGQGEGMQQQQQQQLFGGPYDDSVMLASRLRQHQISGGPGGAAASAKQMVLQQLADLRQGHHSNMLLQGMGRSPSIGGGGGEGGLLLPLTLGNGGSGGDVQALLKAAANSAGGDAGVFGGFIGSLQQQQHFQPHPQQTAPMPSQTFGRAGGAPGGGAQPQQQAGGGGGGGPPAPPRQRVRARRGQATDPHSIAERLRRERIAERMKALQELVPNANKTDKASMLDEIIDYVKFLQLQVKVLSMSRLGGAAAVAPLVADMSSEGRGGAAAGAADGSDGLTVTEQQVAKLMEEDMGAAMQYLQGKGLCLMPVSLASAISSATCQLRPPAAAAGGPFTAAQHMSAAMRMGVGDGGVPASPSMSVLTAQSAMANGGACANDGEGSHPKDTASVSKP from the exons ATGCAGCCGACGGCCCGGGAAATGCAAGCCATGGCCGCCGCCGGCCAGATCTCCCTCGACGACCTGCGCGGCGGCCACGCGGGGGGCAACAATGGTGGCGCCGGCGGCGTGCACGACGACTTCCTCGACCAGATGTTCGGCAGCCTGCCGCCCTCCGCCTGGCACGACCTTGCCGCCGGGGCCAAGCCCGAGGACGGAGGGCAGGGCGAGGggatgcagcagcagcaacagcagcagctgtTTGGGGGCCCTTACGACGACTCGGTGATGCTGGCGTCGCGGCTCCGGCAGCACCAGATtagcggcggccctggcggcgccgccgcctccgcgaaGCAGATGGTGCTGCAGCAGCTCGCCGATCTGAGGCAGGGCCACCACAGCAACATGCTCCTCCAGGGCATGGGCCGCTCGCCgtccatcggcggcggcggcggggagggcggcctgCTGCTCCCACTCACCCTCGGCAACGGCGGATCGGGCGGCGACGTGCAGGCCCTCCTGAAAGCCGCCGCCAATTCCGCC GGAGGGGACGCCGGCGTCTTCGGCGGCTTCATCGGATCGCTCCAGCAGCAGCAACATTTCCAGCCGCATCCACAG CAAACGGCGCCCATGCCGAGCCAGACCTTTGGCAGAGCAGGAGGTGCTCCCGGCGGCGGGGCGCAACCACAACAACAagccgggggaggaggaggcggcggcccgcCGGCGCCGCCGAGGCAGCGGGTGCGAGCGCGGCGAGGCCAGGCCACCGACCCACACAGCATCGCGGAGCGA CTTCGCCGGGAGAGGATCGCCGAGAGGATGAAGGCCCTGCAAGAGCTGGTGCCCAACGCCAACAAG ACGGACAAGGCGTCGATGCTGGACGAGATCATCGACTACGTCAAGTTCCTGCAGCTCCAAGTCAAG GTGCTGAGCATGAGCCGGCTGGGTGGCGCCGCTGCCGTCGCGCCGCTCGTGGCCGACATGTCCTCGGAG gggcgaggcggcgcggccgcCGGAGCGGCGGACGGGAGCGACGGCCTGACGGTGACGGAGCAGCAGGTGGCCAAGCTGATGGAGGAGGACATGGGCGCCGCCATGCAGTACCTGCAGGGGAAGGGCCTCTGCCTCATGCCGGTTTCCCTCGCCTCCGCCATCTCCTCCGCCACGTGCCAGCTCCGCCCCCCGGCCGCCGCGGCCGGTGGCCCCTTCACCGCCGCGCAACACATGAGCGCCGCCATGCGCATGGgcgtcggcgacggcggcgtccCGGCGTCGCCGAGCATGTCCGTGCTCACGGCGCAGTCGGCGATGGCCAACGGCGGAGCCTGCGCCAACGACGGCGAGGGGTCGCATCCCAAGGACACCGCGTCAGTCTCCAAGCCGTGA
- the LOC119301713 gene encoding bHLH transcription factor RHL1-like isoform X1, with protein sequence MQPTAREMQAMAAAGQISLDDLRGGHAGGNNGGAGGVHDDFLDQMFGSLPPSAWHDLAAGAKPEDGGQGEGMQQQQQQQLFGGPYDDSVMLASRLRQHQISGGPGGAAASAKQMVLQQLADLRQGHHSNMLLQGMGRSPSIGGGGGEGGLLLPLTLGNGGSGGDVQALLKAAANSAGGDAGVFGGFIGSLQQQQHFQPHPQQQTAPMPSQTFGRAGGAPGGGAQPQQQAGGGGGGGPPAPPRQRVRARRGQATDPHSIAERLRRERIAERMKALQELVPNANKTDKASMLDEIIDYVKFLQLQVKVLSMSRLGGAAAVAPLVADMSSEGRGGAAAGAADGSDGLTVTEQQVAKLMEEDMGAAMQYLQGKGLCLMPVSLASAISSATCQLRPPAAAAGGPFTAAQHMSAAMRMGVGDGGVPASPSMSVLTAQSAMANGGACANDGEGSHPKDTASVSKP encoded by the exons ATGCAGCCGACGGCCCGGGAAATGCAAGCCATGGCCGCCGCCGGCCAGATCTCCCTCGACGACCTGCGCGGCGGCCACGCGGGGGGCAACAATGGTGGCGCCGGCGGCGTGCACGACGACTTCCTCGACCAGATGTTCGGCAGCCTGCCGCCCTCCGCCTGGCACGACCTTGCCGCCGGGGCCAAGCCCGAGGACGGAGGGCAGGGCGAGGggatgcagcagcagcaacagcagcagctgtTTGGGGGCCCTTACGACGACTCGGTGATGCTGGCGTCGCGGCTCCGGCAGCACCAGATtagcggcggccctggcggcgccgccgcctccgcgaaGCAGATGGTGCTGCAGCAGCTCGCCGATCTGAGGCAGGGCCACCACAGCAACATGCTCCTCCAGGGCATGGGCCGCTCGCCgtccatcggcggcggcggcggggagggcggcctgCTGCTCCCACTCACCCTCGGCAACGGCGGATCGGGCGGCGACGTGCAGGCCCTCCTGAAAGCCGCCGCCAATTCCGCC GGAGGGGACGCCGGCGTCTTCGGCGGCTTCATCGGATCGCTCCAGCAGCAGCAACATTTCCAGCCGCATCCACAG CAGCAAACGGCGCCCATGCCGAGCCAGACCTTTGGCAGAGCAGGAGGTGCTCCCGGCGGCGGGGCGCAACCACAACAACAagccgggggaggaggaggcggcggcccgcCGGCGCCGCCGAGGCAGCGGGTGCGAGCGCGGCGAGGCCAGGCCACCGACCCACACAGCATCGCGGAGCGA CTTCGCCGGGAGAGGATCGCCGAGAGGATGAAGGCCCTGCAAGAGCTGGTGCCCAACGCCAACAAG ACGGACAAGGCGTCGATGCTGGACGAGATCATCGACTACGTCAAGTTCCTGCAGCTCCAAGTCAAG GTGCTGAGCATGAGCCGGCTGGGTGGCGCCGCTGCCGTCGCGCCGCTCGTGGCCGACATGTCCTCGGAG gggcgaggcggcgcggccgcCGGAGCGGCGGACGGGAGCGACGGCCTGACGGTGACGGAGCAGCAGGTGGCCAAGCTGATGGAGGAGGACATGGGCGCCGCCATGCAGTACCTGCAGGGGAAGGGCCTCTGCCTCATGCCGGTTTCCCTCGCCTCCGCCATCTCCTCCGCCACGTGCCAGCTCCGCCCCCCGGCCGCCGCGGCCGGTGGCCCCTTCACCGCCGCGCAACACATGAGCGCCGCCATGCGCATGGgcgtcggcgacggcggcgtccCGGCGTCGCCGAGCATGTCCGTGCTCACGGCGCAGTCGGCGATGGCCAACGGCGGAGCCTGCGCCAACGACGGCGAGGGGTCGCATCCCAAGGACACCGCGTCAGTCTCCAAGCCGTGA